One genomic segment of Coriobacteriia bacterium includes these proteins:
- a CDS encoding 4Fe-4S binding protein, whose protein sequence is MAENRHRWKFQLAATLASNPFILNFLQGKIHRGSSKIICIPGLNCYSCPAAAASCPIGSLQAVIGSSKFSFAYYIVGFLILIGVLLGRVVCGFLCPFGWFQELLHKIPSRKFSTKRLHFLTYFKYVILVVFVIVLPMTVVNEVGMGDPFFCKYLCPVGILEGGIPLSLANESIRASLGSLFTWKSCVLLGIIVLAVFFYRPFCKWMCPLGAFYALFNKVSLYQLRVDASKCTSCGTCGRMCKMDVDVFRTPNHMECIRCGDCIRACPHQAISRAFSLTSLKEKKGQGYEKAN, encoded by the coding sequence TTGGCTGAGAACAGACACCGCTGGAAATTCCAGCTTGCTGCCACCCTTGCTTCAAATCCCTTTATTTTGAACTTCCTCCAGGGGAAGATCCATAGGGGCAGCTCCAAGATCATATGCATTCCCGGCCTGAACTGCTACTCCTGCCCTGCAGCTGCCGCCTCTTGTCCCATCGGTTCTTTGCAGGCTGTGATCGGATCCTCAAAGTTTAGCTTTGCCTATTACATCGTGGGCTTTCTGATTTTGATCGGCGTGCTGTTGGGCCGCGTCGTATGCGGATTTCTGTGCCCCTTTGGGTGGTTTCAGGAGCTGCTGCACAAGATTCCTTCAAGGAAGTTCAGTACGAAGAGGCTGCACTTCCTCACCTATTTCAAATACGTCATCCTCGTCGTATTCGTGATCGTGCTCCCCATGACAGTTGTCAATGAGGTGGGTATGGGTGACCCGTTTTTCTGTAAGTACCTGTGTCCCGTGGGAATCCTGGAAGGCGGGATCCCTCTGTCACTTGCCAACGAGAGCATTCGGGCGAGTTTGGGGAGCCTGTTTACCTGGAAGAGTTGCGTCTTACTGGGCATTATCGTACTGGCGGTGTTCTTTTACCGGCCGTTTTGCAAGTGGATGTGCCCACTGGGGGCGTTTTACGCGCTGTTTAACAAAGTCTCGCTGTATCAGCTTCGTGTTGATGCAAGTAAATGCACCTCCTGCGGTACGTGCGGTCGGATGTGCAAGATGGACGTGGACGTATTCCGCACGCCAAATCATATGGAGTGTATCCGGTGTGGGGACTGCATTCGCGCCTGTCCTCATCAGGCGATCAGCAGGGCTTTTTCTTTAACGTCTCTTAAAGAAAAGAAGGGTCAGGGATATGAAAAGGCGAATTAG
- a CDS encoding TlpA family protein disulfide reductase, which translates to MKRRISVLVALIMSVVLLTGCAAQEADLVSKTPFPEFSEVDTEGNTITDDIFADYDATVVNFWNNGCGSCIAEMPELEEMYQDFKSQNINLIGVGADSGESEEQLATAREILRGKGVTYRNVSPDPENDFYKDFIAGLFTYPTTYIVDGEGNIVGAPISGNVKDQFDTVQKRIDLIREEDK; encoded by the coding sequence ATGAAAAGGCGAATTAGCGTCCTTGTGGCTTTGATTATGAGCGTAGTTTTGCTGACGGGGTGCGCTGCCCAGGAAGCAGATCTGGTCTCGAAGACCCCTTTCCCGGAATTCTCCGAGGTAGATACCGAGGGCAATACCATCACGGATGACATTTTTGCCGACTATGACGCAACCGTTGTCAACTTCTGGAATAACGGCTGTGGCTCCTGTATTGCAGAGATGCCTGAGTTGGAAGAGATGTACCAGGACTTCAAATCTCAGAATATCAACCTGATTGGCGTCGGGGCGGATTCCGGCGAGAGCGAGGAACAGTTGGCAACCGCGCGGGAGATCCTGAGAGGGAAGGGCGTGACCTACCGGAATGTCTCTCCCGACCCGGAGAACGACTTCTACAAGGACTTCATAGCGGGGTTGTTTACCTATCCGACCACGTACATCGTGGATGGCGAAGGGAACATCGTGGGCGCCCCGATCTCAGGCAACGTGAAAGATCAGTTTGACACCGTGCAAAAAAGGATCGACCTCATTCGAGAGGAAGACAAGTAA
- a CDS encoding YhcH/YjgK/YiaL family protein, whose product MIIDQIDNIDRYRGFAKGLDILIDWMAAHDFKALEVGSHPIMGKKVFANVMEPTTRPLDDAHYEVHARYYDVQIDVRGREAFKVAQGETTQVKEFDAAEDFGLLDAEACIDGDLDEGRFAIFVPGEAHMPTLQFSGDGAQPIKKICFKVVADAFFDEA is encoded by the coding sequence ATGATCATCGACCAGATCGACAACATCGATCGCTATCGCGGCTTTGCGAAGGGGCTCGACATCCTCATTGACTGGATGGCGGCGCACGATTTCAAGGCGCTCGAGGTGGGCAGCCACCCCATCATGGGCAAGAAGGTGTTCGCCAACGTCATGGAGCCCACAACGCGCCCGCTTGACGACGCCCACTATGAGGTGCACGCCCGCTACTACGACGTGCAGATCGACGTGCGTGGCCGCGAGGCGTTCAAGGTGGCGCAGGGCGAGACGACGCAGGTCAAGGAGTTCGACGCTGCGGAGGACTTCGGCCTGCTCGATGCCGAGGCTTGCATCGACGGCGATCTGGACGAGGGCCGCTTCGCCATCTTCGTGCCCGGCGAGGCCCACATGCCGACGCTGCAGTTCTCTGGCGATGGCGCGCAGCCCATCAAGAAGATCTGCTTCAAGGTCGTCGCCGACGCCTTCTTCGACGAGGCGTAG
- a CDS encoding putative addiction module antidote protein: MGKRQKTILWDPARYLTSEETIAAYLNLAMEEDDEDLFQEALGDVARARGMSSVANAAGAGRESLYKSLRAEANPSYKTISKVLRALGLQLHVTPLK, from the coding sequence ATGGGCAAACGCCAGAAAACGATCCTGTGGGATCCGGCGCGCTACCTAACAAGCGAGGAAACCATCGCCGCTTACCTCAACCTCGCCATGGAAGAAGACGATGAGGACCTGTTCCAAGAGGCGCTTGGCGACGTCGCGCGGGCACGTGGCATGAGCAGCGTGGCAAATGCGGCCGGAGCGGGACGCGAGTCGCTCTACAAGTCACTACGTGCCGAAGCGAATCCCTCGTACAAAACAATCTCGAAAGTATTGCGAGCTCTGGGGCTGCAGCTCCACGTCACGCCCCTCAAATAA
- a CDS encoding type II toxin-antitoxin system RelE/ParE family toxin — MTTLQFDRWLRRLKDPLGQAAIIFCITRVRKHGIEAVDWKPVQENVLELRIKTGPGYRVYALRKGPALLLLLAGGDKSTQQRDITRACKLARSQEKGRENGQTPENDPVGSGALPNKRGNHRRLPQPRHGRRR, encoded by the coding sequence ATGACGACTCTGCAATTCGATCGATGGCTTCGGCGACTAAAGGACCCGCTTGGCCAGGCCGCCATCATATTCTGCATAACAAGGGTGCGAAAACACGGCATTGAGGCCGTCGACTGGAAACCTGTCCAGGAAAATGTCCTCGAGCTTCGAATCAAAACGGGGCCAGGCTATCGAGTCTATGCGCTGAGAAAGGGGCCTGCGCTCCTGCTCCTCCTGGCAGGTGGAGACAAATCGACGCAGCAGCGCGACATCACCAGGGCATGTAAGCTCGCACGCTCTCAAGAGAAAGGACGCGAGAATGGGCAAACGCCAGAAAACGATCCTGTGGGATCCGGCGCGCTACCTAACAAGCGAGGAAACCATCGCCGCTTACCTCAACCTCGCCATGGAAGAAGACGATGA
- a CDS encoding ABC transporter ATP-binding protein gives MPRVVGGASVGYGVQTPAIECRGLTKRYGSHRGIEGVDLTVERGEIFGFIGPNGAGKSTTIRCLLGLVRKTSGEARVLGFDIERERTAILARTGYLPSEVAFYDRMRARELLRYAASFYPDSAACLERAHELSERLELDEDARVDDMSLGNRKKVGIVVSLMHAPDLLVLDEPTSGLDPLVQREFFDIVREENARGVTVLFSSHVLSEVQRICGRVAVIRQGSIVDVRSVAELRTSAIKQVRVLTGGGREESFVHQGSCNALVERLSRLDVADLEVGEPSLEELFLHYYEDGAEEPDSADHPVSRRRSGLGLHAEAPRRKGGLR, from the coding sequence ATGCCAAGGGTCGTAGGTGGGGCTTCCGTAGGATACGGAGTGCAAACTCCAGCTATCGAGTGTCGCGGCCTGACGAAACGCTACGGCTCGCACCGCGGTATCGAGGGCGTCGACCTCACGGTGGAGCGCGGCGAGATCTTCGGGTTCATCGGGCCGAACGGCGCCGGCAAGTCCACGACGATCCGCTGCCTGCTCGGGCTTGTGCGCAAGACGTCTGGCGAGGCTCGGGTGCTGGGCTTTGACATCGAGCGCGAGCGCACGGCTATCCTTGCTCGCACGGGTTACCTTCCGAGCGAGGTGGCGTTCTATGACCGCATGCGCGCCCGTGAGCTGCTGCGTTACGCCGCGAGCTTCTACCCTGACAGCGCGGCGTGCCTTGAGCGGGCGCACGAGCTGTCGGAACGCCTCGAGCTCGACGAGGACGCGCGCGTGGACGACATGAGCCTGGGTAACCGCAAGAAGGTCGGTATCGTCGTGAGCCTCATGCACGCGCCCGACCTCCTCGTGCTTGACGAGCCGACGAGCGGGCTTGACCCCCTTGTGCAGCGCGAGTTCTTCGACATCGTGCGCGAGGAGAACGCGCGCGGCGTCACCGTACTGTTTTCGAGCCACGTTCTGTCGGAGGTACAGCGCATCTGCGGTCGCGTCGCGGTCATTCGCCAGGGGAGTATCGTCGATGTCCGCAGCGTGGCCGAGCTCAGGACCAGCGCGATCAAACAGGTGCGCGTGTTGACGGGCGGTGGGCGCGAGGAGTCGTTTGTGCATCAAGGCTCGTGCAACGCGCTTGTCGAGCGCCTTTCTCGGCTCGATGTCGCTGATCTCGAGGTGGGTGAGCCCTCGCTCGAGGAGTTGTTCCTGCACTACTACGAGGATGGCGCTGAGGAGCCTGACAGCGCTGACCATCCTGTGTCTCGTCGACGTTCTGGCTTGGGATTGCACGCCGAAGCACCGCGGCGCAAGGGCGGCCTGCGATGA
- a CDS encoding ABC transporter permease subunit — protein MNVFAFELRRQARSLLTDCLIVAAVAIVLLAACYPVYHDARDQVEGLLAAYPPAFLEAFGLGADVFSFAGFFRFSYLYLALCVAIAASAWGLAVFGRENRSHCESFLLAMPASRPALFAGKLAACLVCVVVLTGVAELACVGSWALVDVQDVSVGRVALAALGLGGVALVFLALGMVVACFARRLRGVAGIATALGVGGFILYALPGLFDDERLAYLSPFSWFALSDMAGAGGYDLTYVGVALAVVIALAAVAFVRFVRHEARVA, from the coding sequence ATGAACGTATTCGCTTTTGAGCTGCGCCGTCAGGCGCGCAGCCTTCTGACGGACTGCCTTATTGTGGCTGCGGTGGCGATTGTTCTCCTTGCGGCCTGCTACCCGGTGTACCACGACGCACGCGACCAGGTCGAGGGGTTGCTGGCGGCGTATCCGCCCGCGTTTCTCGAGGCGTTTGGCCTGGGAGCCGACGTGTTCTCTTTCGCGGGATTCTTCCGGTTCTCCTATCTCTACCTGGCGCTGTGCGTTGCCATAGCAGCGAGCGCTTGGGGGCTTGCCGTCTTTGGACGCGAGAACCGCTCGCACTGTGAGTCGTTTCTGCTGGCTATGCCTGCGTCGCGACCCGCTCTGTTCGCTGGCAAGCTTGCTGCCTGCCTCGTGTGCGTTGTTGTGCTTACCGGCGTGGCGGAGTTGGCGTGCGTCGGTTCGTGGGCGCTTGTTGACGTGCAGGACGTCTCGGTAGGACGCGTTGCTCTGGCAGCGCTTGGCCTGGGCGGTGTCGCACTCGTGTTTCTGGCGCTCGGCATGGTGGTTGCCTGCTTTGCTCGGCGTCTTCGAGGCGTGGCGGGCATTGCGACGGCGCTGGGCGTTGGTGGGTTCATTCTGTATGCACTCCCGGGCCTGTTTGACGACGAGCGTCTCGCGTACCTCTCGCCGTTCTCGTGGTTCGCGCTGTCAGATATGGCGGGGGCAGGCGGCTACGACCTCACGTACGTCGGGGTAGCGCTGGCCGTCGTCATCGCGCTCGCGGCTGTAGCTTTCGTGCGCTTCGTGCGCCACGAAGCTCGGGTTGCTTAG
- a CDS encoding ABC transporter permease subunit — protein MGQHIFLPQVFIRELRANARSLVVWSLVMAFFMAVGTVKYSGAEGGGAQMGELIAQFPRIVLAVFGMGDAADVDIASFPGFYTVLWFYAALIMAASSVSFGRSAVTREIADGTCEFLFVRPAARAAVLAAKLCAALVCVAVLAGVGWLASAATYPTLGLDADESALFVRATLALLCLGAVFGSLGAACAAVIPQVERGALAGSCLVLVAYLAAVGHQMFAGESWAVVLRVLSPLRWLLPDQLAQGGIDLGFAVLAGFVVLAGGALAFSAFSRRDLATR, from the coding sequence ATGGGACAGCATATCTTTCTGCCGCAGGTGTTCATCCGCGAGCTGCGCGCCAACGCCCGGTCACTTGTCGTATGGTCGCTCGTTATGGCGTTTTTCATGGCCGTGGGGACGGTGAAGTACAGCGGGGCCGAGGGCGGCGGAGCGCAGATGGGCGAGCTCATCGCTCAGTTTCCACGCATCGTGCTCGCCGTGTTCGGCATGGGTGATGCTGCTGACGTTGACATCGCGTCGTTTCCCGGGTTCTACACGGTGCTCTGGTTCTACGCTGCCCTTATCATGGCGGCTTCGTCCGTGTCGTTCGGGCGCTCGGCCGTGACACGCGAGATAGCTGACGGAACCTGCGAGTTTCTGTTCGTGCGGCCGGCGGCGCGTGCTGCCGTGCTCGCGGCGAAGCTCTGCGCGGCGCTTGTCTGCGTTGCCGTGCTGGCGGGGGTGGGCTGGCTGGCGAGCGCCGCGACGTACCCGACGCTCGGGCTTGACGCCGACGAGAGCGCTCTGTTCGTGCGCGCGACGCTGGCCTTACTGTGCCTGGGCGCCGTCTTTGGGAGCTTGGGGGCCGCGTGTGCCGCAGTGATCCCGCAGGTTGAGCGGGGAGCGCTTGCGGGGAGCTGTCTCGTGCTCGTGGCATACCTTGCCGCCGTGGGGCACCAGATGTTCGCGGGCGAGAGCTGGGCTGTCGTGCTGCGCGTGCTGTCGCCGTTGCGCTGGCTGCTGCCGGACCAACTTGCGCAAGGCGGGATCGACCTCGGGTTCGCCGTTCTGGCAGGATTCGTAGTCTTGGCGGGCGGGGCGCTGGCGTTCTCTGCCTTCTCGCGGCGCGATCTTGCGACTCGATAG
- a CDS encoding formate dehydrogenase accessory protein FdhE: MNLKRIDGAIAARDTELDDAGKARLAFFRGIWGIQQAAQDRLAASGAPAYTVPELDQLDAWYWDDATPVFAQAPVSVDSETLTRVCTELAAYIADNAGIDDEDVATLQAFDWTQLSSVVPDISLAGSDPADYLALVARKLEEQGAAGADTILMVLSLGLRALLEPAQSSVMAAEQKAALAGYTTHAKPLRCPCCGGEPTLAYVGPTPASSGNGRILYCGQCGATWEVERVRCPHCGTRSQEKLHYVSIEGDDAHRLYACDECGRYTRTFFAADATGIGAAFVPEVEDVVMATLDAVAQSPAYEAALERARATDARQ; this comes from the coding sequence ATGAACCTAAAGCGCATCGACGGCGCCATCGCGGCGCGCGATACGGAGCTTGACGACGCGGGCAAGGCACGGCTCGCATTCTTTCGCGGAATCTGGGGCATCCAGCAGGCGGCGCAGGATCGGCTCGCCGCGTCGGGAGCCCCTGCGTACACCGTTCCCGAGCTCGACCAGCTCGACGCGTGGTACTGGGACGACGCAACACCCGTCTTCGCGCAGGCGCCCGTGAGCGTGGACAGCGAAACGCTTACCCGCGTCTGCACGGAGCTGGCCGCCTACATCGCCGACAACGCGGGGATCGACGACGAGGACGTCGCCACGCTGCAGGCCTTCGACTGGACGCAGCTCTCAAGCGTGGTACCCGACATCTCGCTTGCCGGCAGCGATCCGGCCGACTACCTCGCGCTGGTTGCCCGCAAGCTCGAGGAGCAGGGCGCAGCCGGAGCCGACACGATCCTCATGGTGCTCTCGCTGGGCCTGCGCGCACTGCTCGAGCCTGCCCAGAGCTCAGTCATGGCAGCCGAGCAGAAGGCGGCACTCGCCGGCTACACGACGCACGCCAAGCCGCTGCGCTGCCCGTGCTGTGGCGGAGAGCCGACGCTCGCCTACGTGGGTCCGACGCCGGCGAGCTCGGGCAACGGGCGCATCCTGTATTGCGGCCAGTGCGGCGCCACGTGGGAGGTCGAGCGTGTCCGCTGCCCACACTGCGGCACGCGCTCCCAGGAGAAGCTGCATTACGTCAGCATCGAGGGGGATGACGCGCATCGTCTCTACGCCTGCGACGAGTGCGGACGCTACACGCGCACATTCTTTGCCGCAGACGCCACGGGCATCGGAGCAGCATTCGTACCCGAGGTCGAGGACGTCGTCATGGCGACGCTCGACGCCGTGGCGCAGAGCCCCGCGTACGAGGCTGCCCTCGAGCGCGCCCGGGCAACAGACGCACGTCAGTAG
- a CDS encoding cytochrome b/b6 domain-containing protein yields the protein MSFVEWLGSEDGKPHTESHVKVDPAEIPQGERYIQRTSLQARITHACVVITCIWLAISGAFVLAQPLSNLVGANVVFVLRMSHRVLGILFVVVPLVSAIMAPKGVKHIFFNLFHPWNKDDWVWLLKFAPYLLACKKTHMPDQDYTKSGQRFADGMLWLCCLVMAVSGIGLLLGDTILAQPAGLMMVWKFLHDLFFILTVVFGLAHAYIGGGVFEPYKGSARIMWGDGKVSESDALYHWGKYARREIADGRNVYVEKGSRDKK from the coding sequence ATGAGCTTCGTCGAGTGGCTCGGCTCGGAGGACGGCAAGCCGCACACGGAGTCGCACGTCAAGGTTGACCCCGCCGAGATCCCGCAGGGCGAGCGCTACATCCAGCGCACGTCGCTGCAGGCCCGCATCACGCACGCGTGCGTTGTCATCACCTGCATCTGGCTCGCCATCTCCGGCGCGTTCGTGCTGGCGCAGCCGCTGTCCAACCTCGTGGGCGCCAACGTCGTGTTCGTGCTGCGCATGTCCCACCGCGTTCTGGGCATCCTGTTTGTCGTCGTGCCGCTCGTCAGCGCCATCATGGCTCCCAAGGGCGTCAAGCACATCTTCTTCAACCTGTTCCACCCGTGGAACAAGGACGACTGGGTGTGGCTGCTCAAGTTCGCGCCGTACCTGCTCGCCTGCAAGAAGACGCACATGCCCGACCAGGACTACACGAAGAGCGGTCAGCGCTTCGCCGACGGCATGCTGTGGCTGTGCTGCCTCGTCATGGCGGTGTCCGGCATCGGCCTGCTGCTTGGCGACACGATTCTGGCTCAGCCCGCCGGCCTCATGATGGTCTGGAAGTTCCTGCACGACCTGTTCTTCATCCTGACGGTCGTGTTCGGCCTGGCCCACGCCTACATCGGCGGCGGCGTGTTCGAGCCGTACAAGGGCTCGGCTCGCATCATGTGGGGCGACGGCAAGGTCTCCGAGAGCGACGCCCTGTATCACTGGGGCAAGTACGCCCGCCGCGAGATCGCCGACGGCCGCAACGTCTACGTCGAGAAGGGCTCGCGCGACAAGAAGTAG
- a CDS encoding 4Fe-4S dicluster domain-containing protein gives MADSAIYYDSSRCTNCKGCQVACKCWNNLPSPTELNANEFTGTYQNPADLNGDTRLVQFFSEFDAPEGSPKPVQWAFSRRSCKHCTDAGCVDVCPTGALSHDEETGFVVVQDDKCIACHYCSLACPYDVPRYYGPRGGIINKCTGCIDRVRQGLKPACVTTCQPEALDFGPRDEMLAKAQERVEVLKSRGFEDACVYGAEEMGGLHVISVLKYGLEKHGELADPKLPFYASLSKYAAPVAGIATVVVIAGLAFTYATGHGYTRANMKYNPQTGDIIDVDTGELIKHVDPSEVSASAEHWHVEKTSTKTLRKHVNDKFETLDGKPVGADTADKHGKDGE, from the coding sequence ATGGCTGATAGCGCTATCTACTACGATTCCTCCCGCTGCACGAACTGCAAGGGATGCCAGGTCGCCTGCAAGTGCTGGAACAACCTGCCCTCCCCCACGGAGCTGAACGCCAACGAGTTCACGGGCACGTACCAGAACCCGGCCGACCTGAACGGCGACACGCGCCTCGTCCAGTTCTTCAGCGAGTTCGACGCGCCGGAGGGCTCGCCCAAGCCCGTGCAGTGGGCGTTCTCCCGCCGCTCGTGCAAGCACTGCACCGACGCCGGCTGCGTCGACGTGTGCCCGACGGGCGCGCTGTCGCACGACGAGGAGACGGGCTTTGTCGTCGTGCAGGACGACAAGTGCATCGCCTGCCACTACTGCTCGCTCGCGTGCCCGTACGACGTGCCGCGCTACTACGGCCCGCGCGGCGGCATCATCAACAAGTGCACCGGCTGCATCGACCGCGTGCGTCAGGGTCTCAAGCCCGCGTGCGTCACGACGTGCCAGCCCGAGGCGCTCGACTTCGGCCCGCGCGACGAGATGCTTGCCAAGGCCCAGGAGCGCGTCGAGGTGCTCAAGTCCCGCGGCTTTGAGGACGCCTGCGTCTACGGCGCCGAAGAGATGGGTGGCCTGCACGTCATCTCCGTGCTCAAGTACGGCCTGGAGAAGCACGGCGAGCTGGCCGATCCCAAGCTGCCGTTCTATGCCTCGCTGAGCAAGTATGCGGCGCCCGTCGCCGGCATCGCGACCGTCGTCGTCATCGCCGGCCTGGCGTTTACGTACGCGACGGGCCACGGCTACACGCGCGCCAACATGAAGTACAACCCGCAGACGGGCGACATCATCGACGTCGATACGGGCGAGCTCATCAAGCACGTCGACCCGAGCGAGGTCAGTGCGTCGGCCGAGCACTGGCACGTCGAGAAGACGAGCACGAAGACGCTGCGCAAACACGTCAACGACAAGTTCGAAACGCTTGACGGCAAGCCCGTGGGCGCCGATACGGCCGACAAGCACGGGAAGGACGGTGAGTAG